Proteins co-encoded in one Christiangramia fulva genomic window:
- a CDS encoding RagB/SusD family nutrient uptake outer membrane protein, with amino-acid sequence MKNKIILYTLLISGLVLMNSCVKEEDLVQNDPNTETTESFWQDANDALLGINSVYGSLLTDGTYMRSTPLLLDLKGDDSRSQSPWGAMFNVGRFNSSIADPSIYGWAFETYYQGIYRANQVLENVPDIEFENEDLKTRILGQAYFLRGLYLFHAVDLFKNVPVPLSTEIYHEQKTQEEAWAQVMDDFSKAIEMLPVSYNDVSGLDAGDVGRATKGAAIAYLGKAQLFNDQFESAKQSFKRVIDLGVYSLVDDYKDNFTKENENNSESIFEVQFSREAGGVDLGWGGAPQSGWGKTSARAITYAPRGFGWTDVQPTQTLFDEFMKEKTVNGEVDPRLNVTIAWNDPNGYTLYGHDFSEFYANNPSDLNALFVNKYQNSYGDRADEFDWRSGINERIMRYADVLLMYAETLNETGNTDAAYDYVQMVRDRVNLPDLREVKPNMTKQEMFEQIAHERFLELALEGHRFDDIRRWGWLDSRLDWLIQRDPEFQFYQEGREYFPIPQLEIDNNPGTEQNPGY; translated from the coding sequence ATGAAAAATAAAATAATTTTATATACACTACTGATCTCTGGGCTCGTCCTAATGAACAGTTGTGTGAAAGAAGAAGATCTTGTTCAGAATGATCCTAATACAGAAACAACTGAATCATTCTGGCAAGACGCTAATGACGCCCTTTTAGGTATTAACTCTGTTTATGGAAGTTTGTTAACAGATGGTACGTATATGAGAAGTACTCCGTTGCTTTTAGATCTAAAAGGTGATGACTCCAGGAGTCAAAGTCCATGGGGAGCAATGTTTAATGTGGGAAGATTTAATTCCAGTATTGCCGATCCCTCTATTTACGGTTGGGCCTTTGAAACTTATTACCAGGGTATTTATCGCGCCAACCAGGTGCTGGAAAATGTGCCGGATATTGAATTTGAAAATGAAGATTTAAAAACCAGAATTTTAGGTCAGGCTTATTTTTTAAGAGGCTTATATCTTTTTCATGCTGTTGACCTGTTCAAAAATGTTCCTGTTCCCTTAAGTACAGAGATTTATCATGAACAAAAAACTCAGGAAGAAGCCTGGGCGCAGGTAATGGATGATTTTTCAAAAGCTATAGAGATGCTTCCGGTAAGTTATAATGATGTATCTGGTTTAGATGCAGGTGATGTTGGCCGCGCAACAAAAGGCGCAGCTATTGCCTACCTGGGAAAAGCTCAGCTGTTCAATGATCAATTTGAATCTGCGAAACAAAGCTTCAAGAGAGTAATTGACCTTGGTGTATATTCTTTGGTTGACGATTATAAAGACAATTTCACGAAGGAAAATGAGAATAATTCTGAATCTATCTTCGAAGTGCAATTCAGCCGGGAAGCCGGTGGAGTGGATCTTGGCTGGGGTGGTGCACCGCAATCAGGATGGGGTAAAACTTCTGCCCGGGCCATCACCTATGCTCCAAGAGGATTCGGATGGACTGATGTACAACCAACACAGACCCTGTTTGACGAATTTATGAAAGAGAAAACAGTGAATGGAGAAGTTGATCCGCGATTGAATGTCACCATTGCATGGAACGATCCTAATGGATATACTCTTTACGGACATGATTTTTCTGAATTCTACGCGAACAATCCTTCCGATCTTAATGCGCTATTCGTCAATAAATATCAAAATTCATACGGCGACAGGGCTGATGAATTCGACTGGCGTTCCGGAATAAACGAAAGGATCATGCGATATGCAGATGTCCTTTTGATGTATGCCGAAACCCTGAATGAAACAGGAAATACCGATGCCGCTTATGACTATGTTCAAATGGTAAGAGATCGTGTAAATCTTCCGGACCTTAGAGAAGTAAAACCTAATATGACAAAACAGGAAATGTTTGAACAAATTGCTCATGAAAGGTTTCTTGAACTTGCACTGGAAGGTCACAGGTTTGATGATATTCGTCGTTGGGGATGGCTTGATAGCAGACTTGACTGGTTGATACAGAGAGATCCTGAATTCCAGTTCTATCAGGAAGGAAGAGAATATTTCCCTATTCCACAGTTGGAAATAGATAATAATCCCGGAACTGAACAGAATCCTGGTTACTAA
- a CDS encoding SusC/RagA family TonB-linked outer membrane protein, protein MRIKQTRRNRFRLLFAIFAFMSLSTFAQQHVVTGVVKSAGDGLPLPGVNVIEKGTSNGVVTNMEGEYSIKVSPEAVLQFSYVGFKSREIEVNNQDRLDVTLADDMESLDDVVVVGYGTQKKSDLTGSVSVVDADEAKKVISPDVAKLLQGQAAGVTVQSSGEPGGFVNIKIRGITSFNNNNPLFVIDGVIVDSPFDFPTGEIKSIQVLKDASAAAIYGQRGANGVVIITTKQGTAGVNRISYKSEIGFQTVPKTIPLTNRVQYQQITSAAEINAGLEVVPGNDPNSSLYIDDVDTDWQEAAYDTGVVQDHNLSLSGGKETMRYNLNLDYFKNTGYFTTPQDYERYSTTLDLNGEKGRFRYGAKLAYTSSDKNNFSEYLPGETAVVDLLQAIPTMPVYDENRLGGFGGADNLTQRAITLNVIGYQSLITNLSERNRFLGNINAEYDILDGLTYKFRASADRLDFKNKFFNPPSDLGWYYITTPDEAALDVSNGSTVRTIIDNLLTYDKEFGKHTIGALAGVIQERSDYEVTTGRGVGFLPDEIGEIQYADAISGTEYRNTVTSLSYLSRINYGYDDRYLLTVNFRRDKTSLFAPENNTGDYFSVSGAWKLHNESFIDLPEWWNTIKIRGGYGQLGNNTIGVYDYAAVVNPFASYAFGNSLAPGTIAIDIKDPDVKWEDTETVNAAIETGMFNNKLQFTAEYFKKRSSDLLADVPLPYSTGAFPASITTNAAIIENSGLEFTLGYSNAEHAFQYNISANLGTLSNKVIKIGKDDLPISGAASRTEVGRSIGELYAFETEGIFQSQEEIDAHANQPGAAPGDVKFVDVNGDGLITDDDRTFQGVTIPKVNYGLNFSSTYKNFDFSFFWQGNAGNKVFNATYQGLMVGQYTNHHIDELNYWTPENTDTNVPRPIIGDPNGNNRASDRFIEDGSYIKLQNVQLGYTIPLPEDLFVSQARVYVTGQNVLTISGYRGYDPDFLSDGLFSRGFARGSFPNPRTVALGVQVDF, encoded by the coding sequence ATGAGAATAAAGCAAACCCGGCGAAACCGATTTCGCCTATTATTCGCGATTTTCGCCTTTATGAGCCTCTCTACGTTTGCCCAACAACATGTGGTAACCGGCGTAGTGAAATCTGCTGGCGATGGACTACCGCTTCCTGGAGTAAACGTTATTGAAAAAGGAACCTCTAATGGAGTGGTGACAAATATGGAGGGAGAATATTCCATAAAAGTTTCCCCTGAAGCAGTTCTTCAATTTTCTTATGTAGGCTTTAAATCCAGGGAAATAGAGGTTAATAATCAGGATCGCCTTGATGTAACTTTAGCTGACGACATGGAATCTCTTGATGATGTTGTTGTGGTTGGTTACGGCACACAGAAGAAATCAGATCTTACAGGATCTGTAAGTGTGGTAGATGCCGATGAAGCTAAAAAGGTTATTTCTCCTGATGTTGCCAAACTCCTTCAGGGGCAGGCTGCAGGTGTGACCGTCCAATCTTCCGGAGAACCAGGAGGTTTTGTGAACATTAAAATTAGAGGGATAACTTCATTTAATAATAACAATCCGCTTTTCGTTATTGATGGTGTGATTGTAGACTCACCCTTCGATTTTCCTACCGGGGAAATCAAAAGTATCCAGGTGCTTAAAGATGCATCTGCTGCTGCAATTTATGGACAACGAGGTGCAAATGGCGTTGTAATCATCACTACTAAACAGGGTACAGCAGGTGTTAACCGAATCTCCTACAAATCGGAGATCGGATTTCAAACAGTTCCTAAAACCATTCCACTTACCAATCGGGTTCAATATCAGCAAATAACCAGTGCTGCAGAGATAAATGCCGGCCTGGAAGTCGTTCCTGGTAATGATCCGAACAGTTCCTTATATATTGACGATGTAGATACTGACTGGCAGGAAGCGGCTTATGATACCGGTGTGGTACAGGATCATAACCTTAGTCTTTCAGGAGGAAAAGAAACTATGCGTTATAATTTAAATCTTGATTATTTTAAAAATACCGGGTATTTTACAACTCCGCAGGATTACGAAAGGTATTCCACCACTTTAGATCTGAATGGGGAAAAAGGCCGTTTTCGATATGGTGCGAAGTTGGCTTATACCAGTTCTGATAAAAATAACTTTAGCGAATATTTACCCGGTGAAACTGCTGTGGTAGATTTGCTTCAGGCAATTCCCACTATGCCGGTTTACGATGAAAATAGGCTGGGAGGTTTTGGTGGAGCCGATAACCTTACTCAAAGAGCAATAACCCTGAATGTTATTGGTTATCAGAGTCTCATTACAAACCTGAGTGAAAGAAACCGTTTTCTGGGAAATATAAATGCTGAATATGATATTCTTGATGGACTTACCTATAAGTTCAGAGCAAGTGCCGACAGGCTTGATTTTAAGAATAAATTCTTTAATCCGCCCAGCGACCTGGGGTGGTACTATATTACTACTCCAGATGAAGCAGCATTAGACGTATCTAATGGAAGCACGGTTAGAACAATTATTGATAACCTGCTTACCTATGATAAGGAATTTGGTAAACATACCATTGGAGCGTTGGCAGGTGTGATTCAGGAGCGCAGTGATTACGAGGTTACTACAGGCAGAGGAGTAGGTTTTCTTCCAGATGAAATAGGTGAAATTCAATATGCCGATGCTATTTCAGGTACCGAATACAGAAATACAGTTACGTCTCTTTCCTATTTAAGTAGAATAAATTACGGATATGATGATCGTTATCTTTTAACGGTAAATTTCCGTAGGGATAAAACTTCCCTTTTTGCACCCGAAAACAATACTGGTGATTATTTCTCGGTTTCAGGAGCATGGAAACTTCATAATGAGTCTTTTATAGATTTGCCGGAATGGTGGAATACTATTAAAATAAGAGGTGGTTATGGCCAGCTTGGTAACAATACTATTGGGGTTTATGATTATGCTGCAGTAGTGAATCCTTTTGCAAGTTATGCTTTTGGTAATAGTCTTGCACCGGGAACCATTGCTATAGATATAAAAGATCCAGATGTAAAATGGGAAGATACAGAAACCGTTAACGCGGCTATAGAAACCGGGATGTTTAATAATAAACTGCAATTTACTGCTGAGTATTTTAAAAAGCGATCAAGCGATCTTTTGGCCGATGTGCCTCTTCCGTATTCCACAGGTGCATTTCCTGCAAGTATTACCACCAATGCCGCGATTATTGAAAATAGTGGTTTAGAGTTCACTCTTGGCTACAGTAACGCAGAGCATGCTTTTCAATATAACATTTCGGCAAATCTAGGAACCCTCAGTAATAAAGTTATCAAGATTGGAAAAGATGATCTTCCAATTTCAGGAGCAGCCTCAAGAACAGAGGTAGGTCGTTCAATAGGTGAACTTTATGCTTTCGAAACTGAAGGTATTTTTCAAAGCCAGGAAGAAATTGATGCTCATGCCAATCAGCCTGGTGCAGCACCTGGAGATGTTAAATTTGTAGATGTAAATGGCGATGGCCTCATTACTGATGATGATCGTACCTTCCAGGGCGTGACCATTCCAAAAGTGAATTATGGTCTTAATTTTAGCAGTACCTATAAGAATTTTGACTTTTCATTTTTCTGGCAGGGAAATGCGGGTAATAAAGTTTTCAACGCTACCTATCAGGGATTGATGGTCGGGCAATATACCAACCACCATATTGATGAACTAAATTACTGGACGCCAGAAAATACCGATACAAATGTGCCAAGGCCGATTATTGGAGATCCAAACGGAAATAACAGAGCTTCAGACAGATTTATAGAAGACGGAAGTTATATCAAACTTCAGAATGTTCAATTAGGTTATACCATTCCGCTACCAGAAGATTTATTCGTAAGTCAGGCGAGGGTATATGTAACTGGTCAAAATGTATTAACAATCAGCGGATATCGAGGTTATGATCCCGATTTCCTAAGCGATGGTTTATTTTCAAGAGGTTTTGCGAGAGGAAGTTTCCCTAATCCACGAACAGTGGCATTAGGTGTACAGGTAGATTTTTAA